The following nucleotide sequence is from Anopheles stephensi strain Indian chromosome 3, UCI_ANSTEP_V1.0, whole genome shotgun sequence.
tgtgtctgtatgtttCTTCGCGAGAAGGCACTCCAGGTCCGGAAGCCGGAAAGTCCTGCCGCCAGCCGGAGTCGCCAAGATCGCTAGCCTAGAACGACCCGGTACGGATGGCACACATTCATCATTCAATCAGTGCCAGGATGTGAAGATTGGAGCGATTGATCCTGCAGCCGGTTTGCCCTTCCTTCACCGTGCCGGGCATGATCCCCACTGGAAAACAGGGGACCGGAAATACTCGGAACATTGTCACCGACCCACATACCGGGCTGTAGCGGGTACCGGGAGTCGAGTGGGACAAAAACGCCCGAAAGACGACAACCACCAACTCTGATCGTTCCATATCGCTTCCATCTAGTCTCCCGTTTTCTATTCACATAAATTGAATCGAGATAAGCATTGAAAATCGAGCTCTCCCGACCAACATAAAAGACAGAGGCGACCCACCCACCTTCCGCATCTCCCAACACCCATTCCACCCAGCTGCTCCCAAGTGCCCCCAAACCCATCATCTAAGTGCCGTCGTAAATGTCCTTTTTTGCTACCATTTTCCCTGCCAATCGCAAGCTCGCCTTTGGGTGCCTTCCGGCAGGGCGTAGGATTTGGACATCGACAGCACGGACCAACTTCTTGCTTCGTGCGGAAGCGGCTCGCTGTGTGGGTGGTGAGTGCACAGGGACAACTTCATATCCTTCTCCCCCAAACCCTGCTCGCTCGTGTCGCGTCTTTCCATACTGTCAAATCCTGTTTTACAACCGCATCCGGAAATAGTTTCCATCGACCGAACAACACCAGCccaacccctcccccccacgcTCGTGCTCCGGTACCCCGGTAATACTGCTGCCGTAGATGTCCGGGATATGTATAGTTTGCACAGTTTTACAAGAATCGTGAGCAGAATTTTCGAGCACAAATTTACCGCTTTTATACGAAAAATCCAACCCGGCCCCGCTTCCCTTAGGACGCACACCATTCCCGATCGTGTTCAAGCTTTGATTTTCAAGCGCTCGATTTTCATCTATTCTCACTATCCGCACACACCCGTTATTCGTCGCTCAGGATAAGCTGCTTGAGTGAAGCTGAGATTTCATTGCCCTGCCCCCGATTCCCCCGTTTCTTCCGCTGCTCAATTTAGCTAATCGTGCCCTTCAACCTGTGCCTGATGCAGcaggaataaataaatatcggCGGAGAGGGCACGTGAACAGTATCGTTCCTTTGACGGATGGCCTGACGGGTGTAACGTGCCCGATGCGTTCTCGATTGCGCATCTTCGGGTCTTCGCAGGgaagcttttctttcttccgtGGATTGCCTTCCACAGATACAAAGGTTCGATTTCAACACGCGTGTGCTTTTCTTCGCCAAATGCGACAGGCAATGTGCTGCCGCCGGTCGGAAGCGTTAATGGAAGTGTAATTGAATTTAAGAGTAAGCGTGGCGTGTTGTTGAATAATAAAGAACAGCCCGAAGCCGAAGGGCCGTCGACACAGTTGCACTGCATTATGCACCATGCAGATTTGCAGCGGAGTTCGGTAGACATTGGAGATGCGTACTGCTGATACTGCTACTCTTGCGGAACGGTTTCGAATTGCTTTCGCGGATTGAAGATATTGGATGTTGAAGGGGATGCCTTCGGGAAGTGAGTGAGGACAAAAAGtaaaatggttttttttatgattaaatgaaaatagaaGATTACGTGTCCGTTGGGATATCGAAATCTGGAGAACACATTTTCTACACTGAATTAAGAAGGGACTCAAAGAGAAATTCTTTTCGCTGATGTATTTTATATCTGTGTTGttcattgtttgtttactAATAACTTATAATATCAATTCTACCAAAGTTAGAAAGTTGATAAATTTACATAGTTACAGCTGTTCGCTCCTATTCTTCGTCTTTCTtcacctaacgacctcttaaggtcatgcctgccatttctggcttactagacttattgataccgcttagttggatagtccgCCCTCACTATGGAGGAAACGGCCCAAATGAGGTTTGAGTCCtgttcctgccgtgtgaagaccgatgcCCTGTTTCTTTGATAAGATTCTAAGACTATTTCGTGAAAATGTCTTCGTAAACTTATATAGGGATAGGTTTATATAAGGACTTATATAGGAGAGGTTTGATACAACCGTGAGGATATTGTAGgtccggttctgccgtgtgaagaaccTCCGAGATCGAACCGCCTCTTGCGCCGACGGTATTctaaaactcaaaaaaaattaattttatatatttattactTAAATAGCAATACCAACCATCTGAACTGCTTATTCAATTCTAACCTTGACCataattgaaatattattcatgGCGTCTGGCAGTAGTTAGCGCCTTAAAAGTGAATATTCATTTCCATCGCAGTAATATATTTACATACAGTTAACTGTCCCATATTGGCATTCAACGCTGTTACACAGTTGTTCCTGTGAAGCCGCGATCGCGAACTTCACCTAAACAAACCAGTAATAGATTACCGAAAGTTCCCTTAAACGAGTTTACAACATCAACGCTACCTTTCCAGTGGTTATTAAAATGCACCATGGAATCAAGCAAAACTGCCATGCGTCCTTTGCTATTCGATCCAGCAGTAACAGGcagttggttggtggtgaaaTTGGCAAAGTTGTCAGTACATCTTGCGGCCATTTACATTTGTGTTCCGACGAACAGCACTCATCATCCTGCTGGCTTTGGTTGAAGCTGTGCGGCGCATATGTGCGCATAATTTCGTTCGTTACGGATCGCTCCAACATAAACGCTCGTTCTGGTGGAGTTTTTGGGGAGAGAGATTTAAGGGACGAGCGGCGTAGTATGGGGAGCCTTACACACGCAGCAAGATTGAAAAACTTGGCCGCAATATTTTGCACCTCTGCACCGTCATGTCATGTACCGTGACCAGTGCAGCACCAACGTCTGCACGCCGAGCCGAGTATCGGGCTGCCTGGCATGACGTATAAATCAACCGCAACTCCTCGAATGCATCTCGAAAGaagatgtgtatgtgtgtgtgtgctttctaTGCTTCTAAAAAGCGGATGCAGAATGGTGGTGCTTAACAGCTTCACCCAACTACTGGAAGCTGTCGACAGCAGAAATTATTCCTGAAACATGCGAAACAACCACCGCCGGTTCCGGGACACGACTACACGGCGGACTGCTTGAGGAATGCGTGCTTGGGTTGCGAGGGTTCTCGCTAGTACCGGAACGACCCAGAACGACTGTCTCAAACTTTTCACCCGCCCGGTCGGTACGCCAGCACACGGTATCCTTTGAAAAGGATAAGAAAAGGATTTCCCGCACCCGGCAACCCTATTTCGCAccaaactctctctctctctctctctctcgctccggGCAAATCGGCTTACCCGAAACCGGATGACGGAGCGCAGATTCGTGCGGTGCCAATATGTCAGAAATAACTTAATATTACTGTCACACTCACGGGCGAAGGCTATAAATTTTAAGCACTGCCACTGCATACCGTCCCATTCCTCGACAACCATTGCAAGCACCTGATTCCGCCTGCAGTTCGCATGCTGGTAGAATTAATTCTTGGACGCGTCTCGTCCTCAATCCAGCAGCTCCCGGCATGGTGGGCATGTTGAGCGTTCCAAGGCTGCAGCGATATTATGCATGTGCCATCATGCAAGGTGCTACCTTTGCATGCAAGCAACACCCAGCGACACCCCCCTGAAAACCTGGGGTTGAATTGAAAAGCGCTTTTAGCTAGGCTCTCAGCAAGTGAGGCACCGAAAAAGGCGACTAAATTAAAACAGGAACTTTCCATGGGAAATTCATTTCAATCCACTATGCACCCTAGGAGGTGAAGTTCATTATCAGGACTCATAAAAACTCATCCGAACAATCGTTACGGCATGATCGGCACTGATGGGGATCCGATTTTTGTGTCTGGTTTTGTGGAAAAATTCCACTTCCCGTAAGAATCTCCTTCGTACATCCTCGTCCAACGGTAGATCGTTTCGTGTGTTCGTGTGAAAGGGACGTGTCTGAATGTTTCATGGCTGCGCTGTGAGGAAACGGACTTGCTCAAGACACCTTGACGCTTCCTGGGACGAAATTATTCATAAGCAACGTCCGTATTTTTCCACCACGTTCAGGCTCGCGCTCTTGCTTTTTCCCCCTCTGATTTGCTGTCCATTTGTCCCGCAGTTGTTTCCACCGTCCAGTGGTGTCTTGGGCGTGTGTTAAATCCTTAAAAAGCTGTATCACAGCATGCCCGATGGACATGGCCCGATGAATTACCGtgcaagaagaagcgataaaAAGAAGCCGCTTTAGAGACAGCCGAGCGTTTGGCCATAGCGGCAGCGAATGGGTGGTGATAAATTTTTCAACTATTTCGTTTAGGCGAAAGCTTGTCAGCTTTTATAACAGCTTCACAATTGCGGTGTGAACAACGGACGATGGCGTATAGAGCGTGAGCACTGGTTTTGAACCGTTTGGTGTTGGAGATGCTCTGTACGGTGGTTGAGTATTTTCCCGCAAGGTTTTACACTAAATTGGCTTCTCCTAGGATTAGTTCTGCAagcagtttttgttgtgtgttaaGTTTTTTCGCCATGTAAAAATATAACATCATTTGTTTCGCTTGATTTTGTCGTATTGACTTCCAAAAACATCACTAATTCTGGATAATCTAAACTAAATTCTACAAGAAAAGTTACACGATCCTAGAAACACAGCTACTGttgtttaataaattaaagctTTAATTCATTCTCCGAATTGAACATCCGGCGTTCGAACTTCATCAGCCTTCAATGCAAGGTGGCTGCTGGTTGCAACACTCACTGTTGATGCATTCAGCTCATTCTGTGGCTTGCTTCCGCTGGCAGGTTGGCAGCAGAACCATATCCTTGACATAAAACTAACAGCTTTTGCTGCATTCGTTTTCCTCATGCATATTGCTGGAACGATGTAGAACGCCCCATTTACTGTTGATTCATTATAGAGCAAGCGTTTTCGCGAAATCCCGGAAAGTAATCGAGTGGTTGAAGGCAAGTTTGCTATTCTTAGACGACATGGAGAATTTATAGGAATAAAGTGCAGTAAGCAATTTATAGGCGATTCTAAGAAATTAGTCTTCGTCCAGTGGATTTTGCTTGTTAACATTTGAGTAAGAAACACTGATAGCATGCCTGTTTAATGTATATTAGATGGCACTGTTTTAGTCTGCCTATAAGAATTCTTATAAATGTGTTGGATTTGTTAGGCTAAATCATGAAAATTCCAGTTCCACCCCGTAATTggtgttttaaaaaaatattaatatgaTTTCAAATATACTGGCCAAACTGTGAAAAAACTACTCGGTCATGGCTTGTCCATTTGTAATGTCCTGTGTTAGTGTCGGTCGAGATTCAAAAGTCGATATAACCACGAATCTGTTCATAGGGAATGAATTGGATCAAAacattgcctacatttaggcgcataTATCTCATTCAGTTCGACTTAGATGCTGATCGTTTGTACTACCATGAACATAACCATATCCACATTTCGATCATCAAAATACGGCAACAATGTTCGTCTGTAGCTTGATAgtgttttaataatttattgttttgtattATGCGCTTTTTCCTCCATATTTCCATTACGTTTCATCTTTTCAATGTGTTCAAATTTCCCTAAAGAACCATACAAAAGCCACATCGCATTCTCTGTAAGCTTTAAACACATTTGTGCACACTTTTCAAACGCACTCAGGCACGGAAATCAAACATTACTTCAAAACAGTTCGAACAGTACGGAACCACAACATGCCAACGGTGATGAAGGAACAGGTCCATCCGGGAATTGCAGCAACTCTTTCGATGCCCTATCGATGCACCTGCCACGGACATCATTTTCTGGCTCGGCTTTGAAGCGTGAAGTGGAAAGGTTAGCGGTTCCCTGCGACTGGTGGCAAAAATATGATAAGCTGACGGAAACCATCGACCCGATTTTAAACATCCGACGCCCGGCTGATGCCGCCTGCGGCTGACACCATCACACggcagcacagcagcagcagcagcagcatacacCTGTTCGTCTGTTTGTGCATGTTTTGATATGCACAGATTTCGGATAGCTTTCCCCGAGTCGAGCCGTACGGGTGCCATAGGTGCATAGGCGCCGCGGTCATGTTGGACGCTTCACCGGCGACGAGAATGCGAAATACGCGTGAACGaacgtggtgtgtgtgtgtgtgtggatatgCGCAGGCCAAGGGAGAGCTTATATAATGCACGCCTCGCTGCAGTCCGGGCATGCGGTCACACACTCGCAGTCCGACGACATACGTCAGACGTCCAGGTCGGTGATGCTTCGTCCAGGCCAAAATCGGCGGGCGGAAATCGGGATACCAGGTAGCAGCGTACAAGTTAACAAGCATTTCATCACCCGGACCAACGCACAAGTCACACATCCCGGTCGGGACGTACACAGCCCGTCCGTGTGCTATTTTCGAGCTCGCTCAAGGCACCGGACATGGTGGACATGGCCGTCATTCGCCAAAGTGCAACATCCTCGTCGTGCCTCGTCAGCGCATCAGCGCAAATATGCATATCTCGCGCAATATCAGTAAAAGCatttacaatattttaatGGAATATGCTTAGATATGCTCCGGATTGGTTCCATTCAGTCTCCGGAACCGTTGCAGGCAAAGGCCACTGCACGATATGTGCATTATGCACGCCCTCCTGCACCGGCAAATGTTCGGTAGTGGTTTTCCCTGGCCGTGgcgggttttcttttttgctgtggtGTGTGCTTTCAGCAGAACCCTCAGCCGATCGCAATTTCATCCAACGTTTTACTCGGGTAAGTGGCGTGGTGGGTGAATTAGGATGATGTTAACATGATGTTGTTAATGTTGCCTTAAGGATGCGGGGATTATTCTATTTCCTATTACCCGAAATGCAATGCTGTGCTTCCTTTTATTGTATTGGAGCTTTTTACAAAATGGCTGTCATGGATAATGTTTTGATCGAGGTTTGAGAGTTTTCAACGATTTAACTTATTATAGAACTATTAGATCAGgtctagaaaaaaaacgcttcttAATTTTAACCGTCATTTTAGAATAacatttgaaatttttaatatCCCAAATGTATCAACTAAGAGTCGATTACTGAATCGCACCAGAGCTAGAGCTCCTGATCACCTTCCGAGctatttgaaaataaattaacgcTATTTTAGAATGCAAAACAAGAGCGGAAACGTATGGACAACATTGTGAAAGCTGAAAGAGTTTGGCCGATctagaattttaattttatttccacaCAAAGATCATATCCAGAGTTCAGTTGACCTTATTTATTGAAACTTTCAATCAGTAAGCTCAGAAGCTCTTGTCCAGAGCTTCGATACCTCTGCACTTACAAATCTAGATATCTTTCTCATATTTTGCTGTCcaaaaagctaacaaaaaaacacacccgaTTTGAACATTTCCATTTGTACCTCTTTAATGCGTTTGCTCTCCTTATCCGTGCAGATAACGAGCGGCTGGAATTAAAAGTCGAGCCGGCTTTTGATCACTAGTATATATCCTCAATGTACACCGCTTCACACGTATGAAGCATATTAAAACGTTAAAGTACCAAACATGTACAACGAAATATTAATCACAATCCATTCCACTTAAGGGTTTTGCTAGTGCTACTGCTGCACCATACTCCAGCCATGCCAGCCAACCAGTACCTGGAGCCTGGTCCGGCACGCCGGTATGACTTGCTACCCGTGCTTaagtcgtgtgtgtgtgtgtatgtgtgtatttgtatttatttgcTGTGTGTATTCCCCTGcatgtatttgtgtgtgtgcgtgtgtgtgtttactatCACGAACCATTTCACTTCAGCCCATCCTCAGCTTGCGCTTCAGCGTCCAGAAACCGACCACCTTAATTGCAACGAAATGCACGACCAGCGTTACCACGTTGAACAGATAGTTGCCGGACACCACACCCAGCTCCCGTAGTATCGTGTTGGCTTTCCTGTCGGATGGGAAACGTGGGGAATCAAAACCGTGCGATTGCCATGATTTATTGTGGCACGGGAGGTAAAGGTGAACCGAGCTCCGTTCCTCTACCGTGCACACGTCGTGGACGCATGCCAGGGCCAAGCTTCACCCGGAAAGACGCTACTTACACGTAATGACAGTACATCTCGTCCTTCGGGCACACCAGGTCGGTCCGGCTGTCATCGTAGGCGGTCAGCACGAGGGCCTCGAAGCTGTAGCGGTGGGACGAAAGGTAGCTGATGCCCCGCATCGCATCCGACATGTGGCTGAACATGATGAGAAAAccgcaaaacacaaacatgaAGCAGGTCATGATGGCACCGATGAACGTTCCGTTCTGTGTTGGTCGGGAACCGACGCAAAGACGCAAACATACATAAACAGTGAAACCGTTAAGACAATCCGTTCACTCGAAGCCACCGgcaaacacaaacagcaaATGCATCGGGAGGGAACCGCTCAAAGCCAAATCCTcaaagccagccagccagccaaccaggaTCGGATGGATGGGGCCCGGCTAATGAGACCTGACTCTGGCGACCTCCGCCGTGCCGACTTACGATTTCGTTCAGGAACGTGCCCAGAAACAGACCGAACCCATCGGCAACGATGGTGTTGAGCACCAGCACGGCCGTAAACATGAGATATCGCTCCAGCTCGCACGGTTGGTACGTCATCGCGTAGACAATCGAGGCGTAAACAATCGAAAAGAAGATCTGTCAAAGTGGTTAGTTGACGGGCACGGAGGTAAGCAAACGTTAGTAGAGCCTATACTAATAAACATCTGTCAGTTCACGTCAGATGTGCTCGACTGCTTTCGGAGGTAATTGAGTGAGGCGAGCGAGTCCGAGCCGGTACTGAGGTCTCTCGTAACCGTGTTTTTTCGTAACAAGGAAAGCTCCCAAAGAATTTTGTTCTCAAGTCTTTTCCAAAACACAAAGTCTGTTGTTTAACGTTACACACGTTATcgtcacttttttttttggcgttaCTTAATCTCATTATTCTCACCTGGACTGGTAGCGACGTCAGCATGGAAGCCACGAAATACGTTCGTATTTTGTACCACCGGTTGAACGATTCCTTCTTCAAGATATTCATTTCGTACGGATCTGCAGACATTGCGAGAGGAATAAGGTTagaaatttcaattaattgtGTCACCCCCGTCACCGTCCCCAAATACGCACATTTCAGTACGCCGGGCATCAGTGTCGTGTACCACAGGTACAGTATGTGCACCAGAAACGAGGCCACGTTCGAGATCGATTTCGTTGCGTTAATTCCCGAATCGCCGAACAGCAATCCAATCACGATGGCACACACGATGTGAACAAACAGCTTCAGATGTGTCACCGTCTGCGGAGCAGCAAAACAGGGAATTGGTTCGATTTTTAGTGCTGTTTTGATTTCTCATTCGACGCGCAATTCGTGTCGCGCCGTTCCCCGTACCTACCCAGTCACGGTACAGCTGAATGTTGGAACGCTTCATCAGGATCAACAGTTTGGCAAACTCGGACGGTcggtgctgttggtgctgctgctggtccagCTTGGCCGGCAGCTGCTTCACCGTTACGGTCAGCGGTTCCACTTCCTTCCGGTGGCCCTGATAGATGGCGTCGTTGTGATTGCTGTCATAGGCCGGCGGGCTGACCGGTACCCCAACGGCCAGCCGATCCACCACCGGAACTAGCGGGCCCAGCCGCCAGCTCGGATCGGTTGCAGCCTTTGCCAGCGCTTTGGTGAAGTTACCGTACTCCTTGTTGGTGACCTCGAGCACTGTTGCGAGAAACAAGGCGAGAAAACGGTGGGCTAGCGTTAGAGAGCCATACGCGCTACCGTAAGGGTACGGCGGGCAAACGGTGCAACTTACAGTAATCGGCCGCATTGTGATACGCTGGACAGTGGAGCCCGACCGAGCGCAGGTACGGTACGGTGTTCAGGGCCGAGCCCTGATAGACGCAGTGGCCCTCAGCCAGCACGTACACGTGGTCAAACATTTCGTAAACCGTTGCAGATGGCTGATGGATCGTGCACACGATGGTACGCCCTTCGCGGGCCAACCCCTGCAGCAGTTTGATGGTGTACAGCGATGATGAGCTATCCAACCCGCTGTTTGGACGATGCCGTCGCCAAGCGCATCCAGCATGCCGGAAAACGTTGATTTCAGCGTTCGTCACCATAGTCACCGGCAAGTCGTGCGAGTTGCCATAACGGCCAACAGGCATATTGTCCGTTGCGATACGATTGAAATGCGACACAATTGTTGCAAAATCCAGCCCCGATCCCCGGGGGAAGATACGCAGCGCAGGAACGTAGTTTGCAGGACACATCCGCGACCATCCGTGACGAGCCGGCCAAAAGGATGAAGTTTAaatgagcagaaaaaaagggaaaataatgaCACGGTGAGAAATGGTTCGGTACACGTgacgccgatgatgatgatgatgatgccgatTGCTGGCGAGCTCATTAAACTAATGTAATTGCGCTCTATGTTCTAGCGTATGACATTGAAACTTCCAACAGCACTACAACGGGTCCAACTGACAAACGCAAACCAAAGTTTCCCGTGCAATACCATATTTTGACAACGCTCCGGGATAAAGTTTCTTTGGAACTGTCGTGACTAGCCAGGAACGAAACTGCGAATCTAGTGAGCTCGTAATCTTTTTCATTGCACTCCAAACTTTATTGCATTCTTGACCCATTTCCCTTCGCCGTGCACGATGCGATTTCCATCAAGTTGGGGCCATTGCATAACCTATTGTTACCGACACTTCCGTTCCGATGAATCTATTTTTATCCCATTCTTTCGACAAAAACCACAAATGCTCTATCGCTAGGAACAAAAGCAATCCATCCCGCATTCACCCATACTTACGTGGTCGGTTCGTCCAGAAATAGGATTGGCGGATTATCGATAAGCTCCAGTGCGATTGATAGACGCTTCCGTTGGCCACCGGACAAACTGCCACAGCGCGTCTGCTTGCAGTAGCTCAACTGTAACGTGTCGAGAATTTTGTCAACCTGCGGAATGGTGCAACgatgaaaaaaagaaggcaatTGCATAAGAATGCACACAAAGAACGACCGGCGGAACTTCGTCGGAAGGGAAATCACCGCCGATTGGCCGGCAAGGCTTACCAGCCGTAGCTTTTCGCTGTGGTTAAGACTGTCGGACGAAACCTTCAGATCGCAGGCCATCAGCATTATCTCGTGCACGGTGAAGAGTGGCTGAAGATAGTCCTCCTGCAGAATGTAGCTGCACAGCTTGCGATTtgtgctgccactgctgccgaACGCAAGCGTTCCCTTAACTCCCTGTGTCCTGTAACCAGAGCGAGACAGAATTGGTCAAACTTTGAGCATCAAACGTTACAGCGATCGGAGGGATTGATATTGTGGGCGCACTCACGTGTAACCGGTAAGGATGTTCAGTAAGGAAGATTTGCCTGCACCGGACGGACCCATGATGGCGGTCAGCTCACCCGACTGAAACCGTCCCGAAACGCCATTGAGgacggttttcttttctggaAAATTCAACAGACAACAAAACATTTGGTCAAATATTGTAATTAATGCAGTTGCGTGTAGTATGCAACAAGCACAAATGGCGGCCTGTTGGTACAACGAACGACtttataaaatatatttaaacacacaaaacacatcaaCGAACGTGTGAGCATAAGAAGGAAAGCCGAAACGTTTTTCGCATGTTTGTTCTGAACCTGAGGggaaaatttccatttttccactATCCCACTGTATGATGAGCCAATTGAGTGGAAAACTGTACTCACGGGCAAGCTGGGCCACCGGCTTGCCAGAATTAAATTTCCATAATATCACTGCTTGCGAATGGGGTGGTTCATTGTAAAACAAACGTGAAAAGCTTATTAACATATTATCTCACGGTCAATTTTATTGAAAGCTTTCTTATCTGCTGCgaaaaaaagtattaaaagtAATGATCAattgtttgtgatgaatggtCAATTTGAACGAAATCAGCATAGATTATTAGAAGGAGATCataactttgttttttttgctttggaaGCCGTATGCGGTCAAGTGGCAGAGGCAACAGTCATCACACGGCACGACCGGGGTTCATATGCCATCCTAAACGCCTCTCGGTACGCAGTGCtgactacgggtaaaattaagtcacagaaagccagaaatggaaggccgagaccttttgaagttgtagtgccaaggaaggaaggaatgcTTTAGTAGTATGCGaacttatttatttgaaaattattttctaaatCAGATGAAaaagttaaattttaataaattaataaataaaaggaaTATTGAAGCTCAATCAATCTTCAACTTAATTTACTGAAGTCTATTTATCATCATAACGTAGCGCTGAACGTATTGCTTCTTTATTTGGTTTGATTATCTTtcaatttataatattttataggacaaaataaatcaaagtaaattaaaattaatctaATAATCATACATAAACACTCTGCACCGATTAAGTAATAAAAACAACTACAAGTAGGAAATAAATTACATTGGCATCTCGAATCTACAGAAACGCAGTACAAATAACATTATGGGAAAACTGACgaaaaatttaagaaaactattattaaattttttaaataaatttataattgCCCGCAAATTAAAagtcgtttttctttgtttgaagTTGAAAAGAAGCAAGAAATTTCTGCTAGTCTTCTTTAACTTCTTCTTAGAAACTTTGGATCCTCCAAAAGCCTTTATCTACCATTATTCTGGCTTCattggcttgattttacccctagCTTAATAGTAAGTCTTGCGTTCGCTAGCTGCTACAAATAATGAAGACGATATCCATAGTATCATACCGCTTGGGACGATAGTTTAATTCCAGCTCTATAACATAAACTTGACATATCTTGTGCTAATGATATCGCATGTCGTTTTCAAATACAAAGTGTCAAAAAGAAGGCACCAACAAAGAAGACCTGCTCTCATTTGCATACAGAGGATGATAAATTACCCTACAAGGTGTTGGAAAAATGCATATGCAAAGCATCTTAAAATCGCAATTAACACTAGCCAATGCACTTGAAACAACCGAGCATCAAGGATATGTTCTTTCCTATCTATAATCTTCCGCCACATGCCATAGGACCCAGCTGTGTGCCTGTGGTAGGCTACTTAATGAACCTCACGATAAGGATGTATGCGGTGGGCAACACACTCTCAACAATCACACTCATAGCACCGCAATGACACTTGACCGAAGCTTAACAGGCTTCATTTCACACCAACGAACCCATCCTGCGttgcatgctgctgctgctgctgctgcacttgAAGGATTCATACTGTAGAGGCACAGTGTATGGCAAATGTTGcgggtcgagaagaaaaggaaTTGCCCCACCAATTGGTGTGTCGATTGC
It contains:
- the LOC118513524 gene encoding ATP-binding cassette sub-family G member 1 isoform X2; amino-acid sequence: MDVTFDNITYTVSTGKREKKTVLNGVSGRFQSGELTAIMGPSGAGKSSLLNILTGYTTQGVKGTLAFGSSGSTNRKLCSYILQEDYLQPLFTVHEIMLMACDLKVSSDSLNHSEKLRLVDKILDTLQLSYCKQTRCGSLSGGQRKRLSIALELIDNPPILFLDEPTTGLDSSSSLYTIKLLQGLAREGRTIVCTIHQPSATVYEMFDHVYVLAEGHCVYQGSALNTVPYLRSVGLHCPAYHNAADYLLEVTNKEYGNFTKALAKAATDPSWRLGPLVPVVDRLAVGVPVSPPAYDSNHNDAIYQGHRKEVEPLTVTVKQLPAKLDQQQHQQHRPSEFAKLLILMKRSNIQLYRDWTVTHLKLFVHIVCAIVIGLLFGDSGINATKSISNVASFLVHILYLWYTTLMPGVLKYPYEMNILKKESFNRWYKIRTYFVASMLTSLPVQIFFSIVYASIVYAMTYQPCELERYLMFTAVLVLNTIVADGFGLFLGTFLNEINGTFIGAIMTCFMFVFCGFLIMFSHMSDAMRGISYLSSHRYSFEALVLTAYDDSRTDLVCPKDEMYCHYVKANTILRELGVVSGNYLFNVVTLVVHFVAIKVVGFWTLKRKLRMG
- the LOC118513524 gene encoding ATP-binding cassette sub-family G member 1 isoform X1; translated protein: MPLLAECLSKSLAISCAVIKSRYLSRFVDQSEKKTVLNGVSGRFQSGELTAIMGPSGAGKSSLLNILTGYTTQGVKGTLAFGSSGSTNRKLCSYILQEDYLQPLFTVHEIMLMACDLKVSSDSLNHSEKLRLVDKILDTLQLSYCKQTRCGSLSGGQRKRLSIALELIDNPPILFLDEPTTGLDSSSSLYTIKLLQGLAREGRTIVCTIHQPSATVYEMFDHVYVLAEGHCVYQGSALNTVPYLRSVGLHCPAYHNAADYLLEVTNKEYGNFTKALAKAATDPSWRLGPLVPVVDRLAVGVPVSPPAYDSNHNDAIYQGHRKEVEPLTVTVKQLPAKLDQQQHQQHRPSEFAKLLILMKRSNIQLYRDWTVTHLKLFVHIVCAIVIGLLFGDSGINATKSISNVASFLVHILYLWYTTLMPGVLKYPYEMNILKKESFNRWYKIRTYFVASMLTSLPVQIFFSIVYASIVYAMTYQPCELERYLMFTAVLVLNTIVADGFGLFLGTFLNEINGTFIGAIMTCFMFVFCGFLIMFSHMSDAMRGISYLSSHRYSFEALVLTAYDDSRTDLVCPKDEMYCHYVKANTILRELGVVSGNYLFNVVTLVVHFVAIKVVGFWTLKRKLRMG